The Rattus rattus isolate New Zealand chromosome X, Rrattus_CSIRO_v1, whole genome shotgun sequence genome has a window encoding:
- the Tceal3 gene encoding LOW QUALITY PROTEIN: transcription elongation factor A protein-like 3 (The sequence of the model RefSeq protein was modified relative to this genomic sequence to represent the inferred CDS: inserted 1 base in 1 codon; deleted 1 base in 1 codon; substituted 1 base at 1 genomic stop codon), with protein sequence MEQLRGENEGKLEKEGKPEDEVEPEDEEKSDEEEKPDKKAKPARQGKLEEAAKPDEQGQDEGKPEKQGKSDGEGKRQGESKPDSQAKSASEARAAEKRPAEDYVPRKAKRKTDRGTDDSPKNSQEDLQDRHVSSEEAMXECADVSRAQEELRKRQKVGGFHWVXRDAQEALVPRGQRGVRGVRGGGGRRQRGLHDIPYL encoded by the exons ATGGAACAACTCCGCGGTGAAAACGAAGGCAAGCTGGAAAAGgagggaaagccagaagatgaagTAGAGCCTGAAGATGAAGAAAAGtcagatgaggaagagaagccgGACAAGAAAGCAAAGCCAGCGCGCCAGGGCAAGCTAGAGGAGGCGGCAAAGCCAGATGAGCAGGGGCAAGATGAGGGGAAGCCCGAGAAGCAGGGAAAGTCTGACGGGGAGGGCAAGCGCCAAGGGGAGAGCAAGCCCGATTCCCAGGCAAAGTCAGCCAGCGAGGCGCGAGCTGCAGAAAAGCGCCCCGCTGAAGATTATGTGCCCCGGAAAGCAAAGCGAAAAACAGATAGGGGGACAGATGATTCTCCCAAGAACTCCCAGGAGGACTTACAGGACAGGCATGTGAGCAGTGAGGAGGCGATGTGAGAGTGTGCAGATGTGAGC AGGGCTCAGGAAGAgctgaggaagaggcagaaagtgGGTGGTTTTCACTGGG CAAGAGATGCACAGGAGGCTTTGGTCCCCAGGGGCCAACGGGGAGTCAGGGGGGTGAGGGGCGGcggaggcaggagacagaggggcCTCCATGACATCCCATACCTTTAA